The following coding sequences lie in one Neosynechococcus sphagnicola sy1 genomic window:
- a CDS encoding MarR family winged helix-turn-helix transcriptional regulator yields the protein MVTAAALPPELQLVLAPHSIGYRLKLLSQLLSRKFQDRLDPLGLTPFHWVVLCCLWQEDGLATCQIADQLRQVGGTITGVLDRMEDRGFIYRQRDLQDRRVWRVWLTAMGQELQQVLPPIALGVQEEVLQGMTPQDRAEISRLLDLLIANCA from the coding sequence ATGGTAACTGCTGCCGCTTTGCCCCCTGAATTACAATTGGTTTTGGCACCCCATAGCATTGGTTACCGCCTGAAGCTGCTCTCCCAGCTGCTCAGTCGGAAGTTTCAAGACCGACTAGATCCTCTAGGTTTAACGCCTTTTCACTGGGTTGTTCTGTGTTGCCTCTGGCAAGAAGATGGTTTGGCGACCTGTCAAATTGCTGACCAGTTGCGCCAGGTTGGCGGCACCATTACCGGTGTCCTCGATCGCATGGAAGATCGAGGGTTCATCTATCGACAACGGGATCTTCAAGATCGACGAGTCTGGCGGGTCTGGTTGACGGCAATGGGTCAGGAATTGCAACAGGTATTACCTCCTATTGCCCTGGGGGTGCAAGAAGAGGTTTTACAGGGAATGACTCCCCAAGATCGGGCAGAAATTTCTCGACTACTGGATTTACTGATCGCCAACTGCGCTTAA
- a CDS encoding phycocyanobilin:ferredoxin oxidoreductase — translation MLDVTVSSLREQLHPLIRQLAECIETTWHRYLDVSPYPLPAELGYVEGRLEGEKLTIENRCYQTPQFRKLHLELAKVGANLDILHCVMFPRPDYALPMFGTDLVGGRGQISAAIADLSPVASDRSLPEVYQTALQALPAVTFAQPRDLPQWGHIFSDFCLFVRPGSPEEEAQFLARVAAFLELHCTQAIAAQTVSPEQQAEVLAGQRQYCTQQQQNDKTRRVLEKAFGVDWAEHYMTTVLFDTV, via the coding sequence ATGTTAGATGTGACGGTTTCTTCCCTCCGTGAACAGCTCCATCCCTTGATTCGGCAGCTTGCGGAGTGTATTGAAACGACTTGGCACCGCTATCTGGACGTATCTCCCTATCCCCTGCCAGCGGAACTGGGCTATGTAGAAGGTCGCTTGGAGGGGGAAAAACTCACGATCGAAAACCGCTGCTATCAAACCCCCCAGTTTCGTAAGCTCCATTTGGAACTGGCAAAGGTGGGGGCGAATCTGGATATTCTTCATTGTGTGATGTTTCCCCGCCCCGACTATGCCCTACCGATGTTTGGCACCGATCTGGTGGGAGGACGGGGACAGATTAGTGCGGCGATCGCCGATTTATCCCCCGTTGCCAGCGATCGCAGTTTGCCAGAGGTTTACCAAACGGCCTTACAAGCCCTGCCTGCGGTCACCTTTGCCCAGCCCCGGGATTTACCCCAGTGGGGGCATATTTTTTCTGACTTTTGTCTGTTTGTCCGCCCCGGTAGCCCCGAGGAAGAAGCCCAATTCTTAGCACGGGTGGCGGCCTTTTTAGAACTGCACTGTACCCAGGCGATCGCGGCACAGACAGTTTCCCCGGAGCAACAAGCCGAAGTTCTGGCAGGTCAGCGCCAGTATTGTACCCAGCAACAGCAGAACGACAAGACGCGGCGAGTGCTGGAGAAAGCCTTTGGGGTAGATTGGGCCGAACATTACATGACCACGGTGTTGTTTGATACGGTTTAA
- the pth gene encoding aminoacyl-tRNA hydrolase: protein MTELTAPPTPLIPQLIIGLGNPEPKYDQTRHNIGFAAVDALSRSWQIPLSEHRKFQGIFGEGMVFPGQKIRLLKPLTYMNRSGQSIRAAVDWYKLSPASILVIYDDMDLPLGKLRLRLAGSAGGHNGMKSAIAHLGTSDFPRLRIGIGKPVTQAPSETDTISHVLGNFSKAESQLVGEVLNLVRESIEASFKFGVEKAMSLYNPRAVSAVGL from the coding sequence ATGACGGAGCTGACCGCACCCCCTACCCCGCTGATTCCCCAGTTAATTATTGGCTTGGGCAATCCAGAACCCAAGTATGATCAGACCCGTCATAATATTGGTTTTGCCGCCGTCGATGCCCTTTCCCGCTCTTGGCAGATTCCCCTTTCCGAGCATCGCAAGTTCCAAGGCATTTTTGGGGAGGGCATGGTGTTCCCAGGCCAGAAAATTCGGCTGTTGAAGCCCTTGACCTACATGAATCGCTCCGGGCAGTCGATTCGAGCGGCAGTAGATTGGTACAAGCTCTCTCCAGCCAGTATCTTGGTGATCTACGATGACATGGATTTACCCCTGGGCAAGTTACGCCTGCGTCTAGCGGGTTCTGCAGGGGGGCACAATGGCATGAAGTCGGCGATCGCCCACCTTGGCACCTCGGACTTTCCCCGACTCCGCATTGGCATTGGTAAGCCCGTTACCCAGGCTCCCTCCGAGACTGACACCATTTCCCATGTGTTAGGGAACTTTAGTAAGGCTGAATCTCAACTGGTTGGGGAGGTGCTGAATCTTGTCCGTGAGTCTATTGAGGCCAGCTTCAAGTTTGGTGTCGAAAAAGCCATGAGTTTGTACAACCCTCGTGCTGTTTCCGCCGTCGGGCTTTAA
- a CDS encoding HlyD family secretion protein, with translation MQSPTDARSDRSGIQNLDPQLGQHEYSETVLRKSGGNPLVTTVPESPPPHKGRSPRPFLLAGLGVMVVLGLGYHWWQYASTHEETDNATVTSHLHPVSTRIPGTVQQVLVVDNQLVHQGQVLVRLDRRDYVLKLQQAQTELEMLRRQAQTAQIRVHLSGQNATAAVTQVRGLHGSITAALEGAAAAVREAEAGIPKAQALLAEAEANLEKARLDYERFRSLFQSGAIARQQLETAQQVYEVAQGERVAQMEGVRQAQAKLTQAQQRVVTYEAGLQYAQGSFQLANAKQLQTAIDRSDWLRAQAAIAQAEVAVKNAQLQLSYTQVVAPTSGHIGHKAVEPGQQVQVGTPLMALVQSVSWITANFKETQLERMRPGQPVAIHLDSFPNHPFLGHVESVAPASGAQFALLPPDNATGNFTKIVQRIPVKIVFEPESIHGYESVIVPGMSATVSVELR, from the coding sequence ATGCAATCACCAACAGACGCTCGGAGCGATCGCTCCGGCATTCAAAATCTAGACCCCCAGCTGGGGCAGCATGAATACTCAGAAACAGTGTTGCGGAAGTCAGGTGGCAACCCGCTCGTCACAACGGTTCCTGAATCGCCGCCACCTCACAAGGGGCGATCTCCCCGTCCGTTCCTGCTAGCAGGACTGGGCGTCATGGTGGTTCTTGGCTTGGGATACCACTGGTGGCAATATGCTTCCACCCATGAAGAGACGGACAATGCCACCGTCACCAGCCATCTCCATCCCGTGAGTACGCGCATTCCTGGCACCGTGCAGCAGGTACTGGTGGTCGATAATCAGCTGGTACACCAAGGGCAGGTACTGGTGCGCTTAGATCGTCGAGACTATGTATTAAAACTGCAACAAGCGCAAACCGAACTGGAAATGTTACGGCGTCAAGCCCAAACAGCTCAGATTCGGGTTCATCTCTCCGGTCAAAATGCCACTGCTGCTGTGACTCAAGTGCGCGGCCTCCATGGCAGTATTACCGCCGCACTGGAGGGTGCTGCCGCCGCAGTCCGGGAGGCCGAGGCGGGTATCCCGAAGGCGCAAGCTCTGCTGGCTGAAGCGGAGGCGAATCTGGAGAAGGCGCGGCTTGACTATGAACGCTTTCGGAGTTTGTTTCAATCCGGGGCGATCGCCCGTCAACAACTCGAGACTGCCCAGCAGGTCTATGAGGTCGCCCAGGGAGAGCGGGTGGCTCAAATGGAAGGGGTACGACAGGCTCAAGCCAAGTTGACCCAGGCGCAACAGCGAGTGGTGACCTACGAGGCCGGATTGCAATATGCCCAAGGCAGTTTCCAGCTGGCTAATGCCAAGCAGCTTCAGACCGCCATTGACCGCAGTGATTGGCTGCGGGCCCAAGCCGCGATCGCCCAAGCCGAAGTTGCAGTCAAAAATGCTCAGTTGCAATTGTCTTACACCCAGGTGGTGGCTCCCACCAGTGGGCACATTGGCCATAAGGCTGTAGAGCCAGGACAGCAGGTGCAGGTCGGTACCCCTTTAATGGCACTGGTGCAATCGGTGTCCTGGATTACGGCCAACTTCAAAGAAACCCAGTTGGAGCGGATGCGACCGGGACAACCGGTGGCCATTCATCTGGATAGCTTCCCAAATCACCCATTCCTGGGACATGTGGAGAGTGTGGCTCCTGCCTCTGGGGCGCAGTTTGCCCTCCTGCCCCCCGACAATGCCACTGGCAATTTCACCAAAATTGTGCAACGGATTCCCGTCAAAATTGTCTTTGAGCCGGAAAGCATCCATGGGTATGAATCCGTGATTGTGCCGGGGATGTCTGCCACCGTCAGTGTTGAACTCAGGTAG
- a CDS encoding DUF3084 domain-containing protein: protein MSTAAFVLVLAVLILGGVIATVGDRLGTKVGKARLSLFNLRPRQTAVLVTILSGITVSASTLAVLFATSDQLRTGVFELDKIQKRLRDARQDLDEVRQQKTQVEQQLTKARSEQTTAQQRLNTTNQSLKNCLNQTFPGSHQTGTHRSRAQYHSEKTWDRLLTTINKPKRS, encoded by the coding sequence ATGTCTACGGCTGCGTTCGTCCTAGTTCTGGCAGTTTTGATCCTGGGAGGCGTCATTGCCACAGTGGGCGATCGCTTGGGGACAAAGGTGGGGAAGGCCAGACTGAGTCTGTTCAACCTCCGCCCCCGACAGACCGCCGTTCTGGTAACGATTTTGAGCGGCATTACAGTTTCAGCTTCCACATTGGCGGTTTTGTTTGCCACCAGTGACCAGCTCCGCACCGGAGTCTTTGAACTGGACAAAATTCAGAAGCGATTGCGAGATGCCCGCCAGGATCTGGATGAGGTGCGGCAGCAGAAGACCCAAGTAGAGCAGCAGCTGACCAAGGCTAGGTCGGAGCAGACAACCGCACAACAACGGTTAAATACCACTAACCAATCCCTGAAAAACTGCCTTAACCAAACTTTCCCAGGCAGTCACCAAACAGGCACACACCGAAGCCGAGCTCAATACCACTCAGAAAAAACCTGGGACAGATTGCTGACAACTATCAACAAGCCCAAACGAAGCTAG
- a CDS encoding class I fructose-bisphosphate aldolase: MSVAELQATAKAMVASGKGILAADESFGTANKRFQKLGIPQTNEMRRAYREMLFTTPGIGEVFQRCDFI; encoded by the coding sequence ATGTCTGTAGCAGAACTGCAAGCCACAGCAAAGGCCATGGTTGCTTCAGGTAAAGGGATTCTGGCAGCCGATGAGAGTTTTGGAACTGCCAATAAACGATTTCAAAAATTGGGAATTCCCCAAACAAATGAAATGCGCCGTGCCTACCGAGAAATGTTGTTCACCACACCAGGAATTGGTGAAGTTTTTCAGCGGTGTGATTTTATTTGA
- a CDS encoding DUF3146 family protein: MSHRLPETTAHVRITHQCWQQGELSGEVRANQFEWQFQWCFRQGLLVVEPSRGRALIQEPLGRFLERWDYQLEPGGDYSFTIRAEI, from the coding sequence ATGAGTCATCGTCTCCCAGAAACTACAGCCCATGTCCGCATTACCCATCAGTGCTGGCAGCAGGGAGAACTGAGCGGCGAGGTCAGGGCGAATCAGTTTGAGTGGCAGTTTCAGTGGTGCTTCCGTCAAGGATTACTTGTGGTGGAACCCTCGCGGGGTCGGGCTTTGATTCAGGAGCCGTTGGGACGATTTCTCGAACGGTGGGACTACCAGTTGGAACCAGGGGGAGACTATTCCTTTACCATTCGGGCGGAGATCTAG
- a CDS encoding class I fructose-bisphosphate aldolase, which translates to MKPFGSQRMGGCRFTNVLRDAGIIPGIKLDAGAKPLAGTSAELITEGLDGLGDRIREYYSLGARFAKWRAVITIGESIPSKLCLEANADALARYAALCQAGGLVPIVEPEVLMEGNHTIERSLEVHQTVLHTVFDRLYLYRIELDQMILKPSMVIAGMDCPQQASVEEVARLTVKCLRDRVPVAVPGCAFLSGGQSDQLATAHLNAMNLLFKGELPWTLTFSYGRALQQAAMEAWMGEAENVPAAQQKLYHRAQLNSAAALGQYSSEME; encoded by the coding sequence ATGAAACCATTCGGCAGTCAACGAATGGGGGGGTGCCGGTTTACCAATGTGTTGCGGGATGCCGGAATTATTCCAGGGATTAAATTAGATGCGGGGGCTAAACCACTGGCAGGCACTTCCGCAGAATTGATCACAGAAGGGCTAGATGGATTGGGCGATCGCATTAGGGAGTATTACAGCTTGGGGGCTCGGTTTGCCAAATGGCGGGCGGTGATTACCATTGGTGAGAGCATCCCCTCCAAACTTTGCTTGGAAGCCAATGCCGATGCCCTAGCTCGTTACGCAGCACTCTGTCAAGCGGGTGGTTTGGTGCCAATTGTGGAACCGGAAGTTTTGATGGAAGGTAACCATACCATTGAACGCAGTTTAGAGGTGCATCAAACGGTTCTTCACACGGTTTTTGATCGGCTTTACCTTTATCGAATTGAACTCGATCAAATGATCTTAAAACCCAGCATGGTGATTGCAGGTATGGATTGTCCCCAACAGGCGAGTGTGGAAGAGGTAGCACGCCTAACGGTCAAATGTTTGCGCGATCGCGTTCCCGTTGCGGTTCCGGGTTGTGCCTTTCTATCGGGTGGGCAGAGCGATCAATTGGCGACGGCTCACCTAAATGCCATGAACCTTTTGTTCAAAGGGGAACTGCCCTGGACGTTGACCTTTTCCTACGGTCGTGCCTTGCAGCAAGCAGCTATGGAGGCTTGGATGGGGGAGGCTGAAAATGTGCCTGCGGCACAACAAAAGCTTTATCATCGGGCACAGTTGAATAGTGCGGCGGCTCTCGGGCAATACAGTTCTGAGATGGAGTAA
- a CDS encoding tetratricopeptide repeat protein, with amino-acid sequence MHQILSGLLAASLSVSWVSFVTLPAIAQATDSPTNSLPRLIHQAGQQIQEGQFRQAFTTLQQALHLSRQMGDPGQEARVLTLLGRVAITLGNSQQAVEVLNQALPLHRTVGNPTGEAATLNNLGLAYHSLGQTQKALDYYQQGLALVRTLGDRGGGIHNAE; translated from the coding sequence ATGCATCAAATTCTCAGTGGTCTGCTTGCTGCCAGCCTCAGTGTGTCCTGGGTGTCGTTTGTGACCTTACCCGCGATCGCCCAAGCAACAGACTCCCCCACCAACAGCCTGCCCAGGCTCATCCACCAGGCAGGGCAACAAATCCAGGAGGGGCAGTTTCGCCAAGCCTTCACCACCCTCCAGCAGGCATTGCACCTGTCTCGACAGATGGGTGACCCCGGTCAAGAGGCCAGGGTTTTGACTCTCCTCGGACGGGTTGCCATCACTCTGGGGAACTCTCAGCAGGCGGTGGAGGTGCTTAACCAGGCTCTGCCCCTGCACCGGACGGTGGGCAATCCCACCGGAGAAGCAGCGACCCTGAATAATTTGGGCTTGGCTTATCACTCCCTAGGGCAGACGCAGAAAGCCCTGGACTATTACCAGCAGGGACTCGCCCTAGTCAGAACCCTGGGCGATCGGGGGGGGGGAATCCACAACGCTGAATAA
- a CDS encoding DHA2 family efflux MFS transporter permease subunit, producing the protein MLIPLAFIVLLTTLPPSKQPIGMALFAITATFAPSIGPTLGGWLTESFSWRSIFYLNLVPGLLLLAAVWYAIAPQRSQLHRLRQGDWLGILAMAIGLGCLQVVLEEGTRKDWFGSPLILTLSLLAAIFLTVFFWIELTHAHPFINLRLLRYRNFGIASVVNVGLGLGLYGSIFILPLYLSQIQGYNAMQIGEVLMWMGFPQLVIIPLIPKLMQRLAPRFLLAMGVSLFAISCFMNATLTHDTGLEQLWLSQIVRALGQPLIMIPLATIATAEIPPEQAGSASGLFNMMRNLGGSLGIATLGTLLAQRQQLHASRLGEAISLYNPQLQERLTQMTQYFTSQGADLITAQQQAIAAIDHLVRREAYLMAYDDCFYFIGCALLFSGITVIFFKPSRGRGVFRGALTVAHGVTGKALFR; encoded by the coding sequence GTGTTAATCCCCCTGGCATTCATTGTCTTGCTGACAACCCTCCCCCCAAGCAAGCAGCCCATCGGCATGGCCTTATTCGCCATTACCGCCACCTTTGCGCCCTCCATTGGCCCCACCTTGGGGGGCTGGTTAACGGAATCCTTCAGTTGGCGCTCGATCTTCTACCTCAACCTGGTTCCAGGTTTGCTCTTGTTGGCAGCGGTATGGTACGCGATCGCCCCCCAGCGATCGCAACTGCATCGACTGCGGCAGGGGGATTGGCTCGGAATTTTGGCCATGGCGATCGGCCTCGGCTGTTTACAGGTAGTGCTGGAAGAAGGCACACGGAAAGATTGGTTTGGTTCCCCATTGATCCTAACGCTGAGTCTGCTAGCAGCCATCTTCCTTACCGTGTTTTTCTGGATTGAACTCACCCATGCTCATCCGTTCATCAATCTGCGGCTGCTGCGGTATCGCAATTTTGGCATCGCCAGTGTGGTCAATGTTGGATTAGGACTGGGGCTTTATGGTTCCATATTTATCCTGCCGTTATACCTGAGCCAAATTCAGGGTTACAACGCGATGCAGATTGGGGAGGTGCTGATGTGGATGGGATTTCCCCAACTGGTGATCATTCCGTTGATCCCGAAACTGATGCAGCGGTTAGCCCCCCGCTTTTTACTAGCCATGGGGGTCAGTTTATTTGCCATCAGTTGTTTCATGAACGCCACCCTCACCCACGACACTGGGTTAGAGCAACTGTGGTTGTCTCAGATTGTACGGGCCTTGGGACAGCCGTTAATCATGATTCCGTTGGCAACCATTGCCACCGCTGAAATCCCCCCGGAGCAAGCTGGATCGGCCTCTGGGTTGTTCAATATGATGCGCAATCTGGGGGGATCACTGGGGATTGCCACCCTGGGGACCCTACTGGCTCAACGGCAACAGTTACACGCCAGTCGCCTGGGTGAAGCGATCTCCCTGTACAACCCTCAGCTGCAGGAGCGGTTAACACAAATGACCCAGTATTTTACCAGTCAGGGGGCTGATCTGATTACGGCGCAACAACAGGCGATCGCCGCCATTGATCACCTTGTCCGTCGTGAAGCCTATTTGATGGCCTACGATGACTGCTTCTACTTCATTGGTTGTGCCCTGCTGTTCAGTGGCATCACCGTCATCTTCTTTAAACCCAGTCGGGGGCGGGGGGTCTTCCGGGGTGCATTAACCGTAGCGCATGGTGTCACCGGGAAGGCACTGTTCAGGTAA
- a CDS encoding pre-16S rRNA-processing nuclease YqgF: MHPTLDQPVILGFDPGRAKCGLAIQGVDRRLYYHQVVPATDAIARIQSLRQQFPISLLVMGDQTTAPTWKRTLQDLPDPLRIVLVNERYSSLEARQRYWQMYPPKGLTALIPEGMRTPPRPIDDIVAILLIERYLAQLVT, encoded by the coding sequence ATGCACCCAACTCTCGACCAACCTGTGATTCTCGGCTTTGATCCCGGTCGTGCTAAGTGTGGACTGGCGATCCAGGGGGTGGATCGGCGTCTCTACTATCATCAGGTTGTGCCCGCCACGGATGCGATCGCCAGGATTCAGTCCCTCAGGCAGCAGTTTCCCATTTCGTTGCTGGTGATGGGGGATCAAACCACGGCACCTACCTGGAAGCGAACCCTGCAAGACTTGCCCGATCCCCTGCGGATTGTGCTGGTGAATGAACGTTACAGCAGCTTGGAGGCCCGACAGCGCTACTGGCAAATGTATCCTCCCAAAGGATTGACGGCGCTGATCCCGGAAGGAATGCGAACGCCCCCCCGCCCCATCGACGACATTGTGGCGATTTTATTAATCGAACGCTATTTGGCACAACTCGTTACCTGA
- a CDS encoding DevA family ABC transporter ATP-binding protein yields MPDPVIAIDCVNHYFGIGSLRKQILFEVCADIYSGEVVIMTGPSGSGKTTLLTLIGALRSTQEGSMRVLGQELRAAPHHLLVQVRRNIGYIFQAHNLLNSLTARQNVQMSLELHPQVSARQARQQSAMMLEAVGLGNWVDYYPHELSGGQKQRVAIARALVSQPKIVLADEPTAALDKKTGRDVVEIMQSLAKQQGSTILLVTHDNRILDVADRVINMEDGRLSSLTTALV; encoded by the coding sequence ATGCCAGACCCCGTAATTGCCATTGATTGCGTCAACCACTACTTCGGCATTGGCTCCCTGCGTAAGCAAATTTTGTTTGAGGTCTGCGCCGATATCTACTCTGGTGAGGTGGTGATCATGACGGGGCCTTCGGGTTCAGGTAAAACCACGCTGCTGACGTTGATTGGGGCTCTGCGCTCCACCCAGGAAGGCAGTATGCGCGTTCTCGGCCAGGAACTACGCGCTGCTCCCCATCACTTACTGGTGCAGGTGCGGCGCAACATTGGCTATATTTTTCAGGCTCATAATCTTTTGAACTCCCTTACCGCCCGCCAAAATGTACAGATGTCCCTGGAACTTCATCCCCAGGTATCTGCTCGTCAGGCCCGTCAGCAATCGGCCATGATGTTAGAAGCCGTGGGCTTGGGGAACTGGGTCGATTACTATCCCCACGAACTTTCGGGGGGGCAAAAACAGCGAGTGGCGATCGCCCGTGCTCTGGTCAGTCAACCTAAAATCGTTTTGGCTGATGAGCCGACTGCGGCGCTGGACAAAAAAACGGGACGGGATGTGGTCGAAATTATGCAGAGCCTGGCAAAACAGCAGGGATCGACGATTCTGTTGGTAACCCACGACAACCGAATTCTCGATGTCGCCGATCGCGTGATCAACATGGAAGATGGACGGCTCTCCTCCCTCACCACCGCGTTGGTATAG
- a CDS encoding CHAT domain-containing protein has protein sequence MGGGESTTLNNIGGLYSSLGQIQTALDYYQQALKIRHAEGDRSGEAITLLNIGDATQRLGQPQTALDYYDQALPMFKAVGDRLGESVTLNNIGGIYSTLGQPQKALDYYNQVLTMTRTLGDRSGEARTLNNIGSIYTNLGQFPQALDYLNQALPIFQETGNRHGEAVTLNNIGGIYNEGSQPQKALAYYQQALILRRAIGDRAGEATTLGNIGGAYSHLKQVDKALQYYQQVLPMFQSIGDRAGAAATLSNLGWLYRSTEKIPQAIAAWEQSLTLKLAIRSSLNRSNRSAFLEADAFTGYWLVNLLIDQHQPQRAYEWVNLITTADLADYSRLIAAKVANPKAQQALEQWNQEYQQLERLQQQLQERFSLKLSQQVQVSQAQLNQQGEEISRRFPEVAELFETTPTDIAQLQSHLSPGTVVLHPVLLSSLKGSPDAMALFLVTRDRVTVTKVPLQPHAFDRLLTLYRRQIQDYRTQAFKPLSEQLYDLLIRPIEAQIQAMNPTQLSIIATGKLRYIPFETLFDHQSGKYLIEKYPINNLTRLSIRALQQPANPHTASILGLGNPFPNDNRTLPAAELEVKTITPLLPKSLAYLGKQATLENFKLQAPRFSILHLATHGCFQPAGCPDLQMTANTLLFADRNLNIADAALLGLQNTDLVVLSACQTAVQANSHGEEFTGIAYLFERAGARSVIASLWTVDDQATGQLMIQFYRNLRQGMGKGESLRQAKISQMQLHPYYWSPFILIGDTR, from the coding sequence ATCGGGGGGGGGGAATCCACAACGCTGAATAATATTGGTGGTCTCTACAGCAGTCTGGGTCAGATTCAGACAGCCCTGGACTATTACCAGCAAGCTCTCAAGATTCGTCATGCCGAGGGCGATCGCTCGGGGGAGGCCATTACCCTACTGAATATTGGGGATGCCACCCAGCGTCTGGGGCAACCTCAAACAGCCCTGGACTATTATGATCAGGCCCTACCGATGTTCAAAGCCGTCGGCGATCGCCTGGGGGAATCGGTCACCCTCAACAACATCGGGGGCATCTACAGCACCCTGGGGCAGCCCCAAAAGGCACTGGATTATTACAACCAAGTTTTGACCATGACCCGAACCCTGGGCGATCGCTCAGGAGAAGCCAGAACCCTGAACAATATTGGTTCTATTTACACGAATCTAGGGCAGTTCCCCCAAGCCCTCGACTATCTCAACCAAGCCCTACCGATCTTTCAAGAGACGGGAAACCGCCATGGGGAAGCCGTTACCCTCAATAACATTGGGGGCATCTACAACGAAGGCTCCCAACCCCAGAAAGCCTTGGCCTACTATCAACAAGCCCTTATCCTCCGTCGTGCCATTGGCGATCGCGCTGGGGAAGCCACCACCCTGGGAAATATCGGGGGAGCCTACAGCCACCTGAAGCAAGTTGATAAGGCTCTGCAATATTACCAGCAAGTTCTGCCGATGTTTCAGAGCATCGGCGATCGCGCCGGAGCAGCCGCAACCCTCAGTAACCTGGGCTGGCTCTACCGCTCCACCGAGAAAATCCCCCAAGCGATCGCGGCTTGGGAGCAGTCTCTGACGCTGAAACTAGCAATTCGCAGCAGTCTTAACCGCAGCAATCGCTCCGCCTTTCTGGAAGCGGATGCCTTCACGGGCTATTGGTTGGTGAACTTGCTGATTGACCAGCACCAACCCCAGCGAGCCTATGAATGGGTGAATCTGATTACCACTGCGGATCTGGCAGACTATTCGCGGTTGATTGCTGCCAAGGTGGCCAATCCCAAGGCGCAACAAGCCTTAGAGCAGTGGAATCAAGAATATCAACAGCTGGAACGGTTGCAACAGCAACTCCAAGAACGGTTCTCCCTGAAATTGTCCCAGCAGGTGCAGGTTTCTCAGGCCCAACTGAATCAACAGGGGGAGGAGATTTCTCGACGGTTCCCAGAAGTGGCCGAGCTGTTTGAAACCACCCCCACCGATATTGCCCAATTACAATCCCATCTTTCCCCAGGAACCGTCGTACTCCATCCAGTATTGCTCAGCTCCCTCAAAGGGTCCCCCGATGCCATGGCGCTGTTTCTGGTAACTCGAGATCGGGTGACGGTGACAAAGGTGCCCCTTCAGCCCCATGCCTTTGACCGCTTGCTCACCCTTTATCGCCGCCAGATTCAGGATTACCGCACCCAGGCATTTAAGCCCCTCAGTGAGCAACTCTATGACCTACTCATTCGACCGATTGAAGCCCAAATTCAGGCGATGAATCCGACCCAACTCAGCATCATTGCAACGGGCAAATTACGCTACATTCCCTTTGAAACATTATTTGACCACCAATCGGGTAAATATTTGATTGAGAAATATCCGATCAATAACTTGACGCGCCTGTCGATACGAGCCCTGCAACAACCCGCCAACCCTCACACCGCCAGCATTTTAGGATTGGGCAACCCCTTCCCCAACGATAATCGCACCCTGCCCGCTGCTGAATTAGAAGTCAAGACCATCACCCCCCTGCTTCCCAAGAGTCTGGCCTATCTGGGCAAGCAGGCAACCTTGGAAAACTTTAAGCTGCAAGCCCCTCGGTTTTCGATTCTGCACTTGGCAACCCACGGTTGTTTTCAGCCAGCGGGTTGTCCAGACTTGCAAATGACTGCCAATACCCTGTTATTTGCCGACCGCAACCTCAATATTGCCGATGCCGCGCTTTTGGGGTTGCAAAATACGGATTTAGTTGTCCTCAGTGCCTGTCAAACCGCTGTACAGGCCAATTCCCATGGCGAGGAATTCACCGGGATTGCCTATTTGTTTGAGCGCGCTGGTGCCCGCTCGGTGATTGCCAGTCTGTGGACGGTGGATGATCAAGCCACTGGTCAGTTAATGATTCAGTTTTACCGCAATCTCCGACAGGGCATGGGCAAAGGGGAGTCCTTACGCCAGGCTAAGATCAGCCAAATGCAATTACATCCCTACTATTGGTCGCCCTTTATCCTGATTGGAGATACCCGTTAG